GCGGCGCCTTCGCGGCGCTGATGGGCCTGATCCTGGCGCCCTCGGCCATCGTGGTGCTGCTGGGCATGGTCTACGACCGTTTCCAGAACGATCCGCACATCCAGCATCTGTTCGCCGGCCTGGCGGCCGCGGCGGCGGGGCTGCTGATCTCGATGGCGGTCAAGATCGGCGTGCCGGTGCTCAAGCGCCGCGACTGGCTGGCCGGCGCGGTGGCCACCGCCTGTTTCATCGCCATCGCGGTGCTGCGCATTCCGCTGCTGCCGACCATGGCGGTGCTCACGCCCCTGAGCATCCTGCTGGTCTGGAGGCAACGTCGATGATCCAGACCCTGATCGCCCTCGCCATCATCTTTTCACAGCTGTCGGTGCTGGCCTTCGGCGGCGGCAACACCATCCTGCCCGAGATGCAGCGCCAGGTCGTGGAGGTGCACGGCTGGATGACGGCCGCCGATTTCTCCGCGCTGTTCGCCCTGGGGCAGGCGGCGCCGGGCCCCAACCTGATGGTGGTCACGCTGGTCGGCTGGCACGTGGCCGGCTGGGCCGGCATGCTGGTCACCACGCTGGCCAAGTTCGGGCCGTCCTCGATCATCACCATCATCGCCCTGGGGCTGTGGGAACGCTTCAAGGACCGCCCGTGGCGCGGCGTGATCCAGGCCGGCATCTTCCCGATGACGGTGGGGCTGGTGGCCGCCAGCGCCGCGCTGATCACCGAGGCCTCGGTCCACTCCTGGCTGCTGGGCTCCATCACCGCGGTGGTGGCGCTGCTGGGCAGCGCGACGCGGATCCACCCGCTATGGCTGCTGTTCGGCGGCGCGCTGGTGGGATTGCTCGCGATCGGTTAGCGTTGAGGCTCTTGCCACGCGTGGGAGCCCGTCATGACGCTGCCGGTCAAGGATCCGGATACCGACTCGACCCAGGCCGGCGTCGCGCCGCTGCC
The window above is part of the Achromobacter deleyi genome. Proteins encoded here:
- a CDS encoding chromate transporter, with product MIQTLIALAIIFSQLSVLAFGGGNTILPEMQRQVVEVHGWMTAADFSALFALGQAAPGPNLMVVTLVGWHVAGWAGMLVTTLAKFGPSSIITIIALGLWERFKDRPWRGVIQAGIFPMTVGLVAASAALITEASVHSWLLGSITAVVALLGSATRIHPLWLLFGGALVGLLAIG
- a CDS encoding chromate transporter; this encodes MNAAAPDSPDAATRPPPTCGQLFYGFLMLGLTAFGGALPLARRMVVEKHRWLSGAEFTDLLGLCQFLPGGNIINLSVALGMKFRGPRGAFAALMGLILAPSAIVVLLGMVYDRFQNDPHIQHLFAGLAAAAAGLLISMAVKIGVPVLKRRDWLAGAVATACFIAIAVLRIPLLPTMAVLTPLSILLVWRQRR